CATCTTCTCCAAGAGCGATCGGAAGTATTGAAATTTATCAAAGATTACAGTAGAGAATATCCGGTTGGGAAGATGTGTAAAATTTTTAAAATTAGTAGAAACAGTTATTACAGGAGTAAGAATTATGTTCCATCAGATAGAGATGGAAAAAATCGTATGCTACTCTCTGAGATTCACCGTATCTGTGAGCGAAGTAAATCTACTTATGGAAGTCCTAGAATTACAGAGGAACTCAAAGCTAAAGGGTTTAAAGTATATAGGTCTAGGGTAGCACGATTGATGAAAAAACACGGGATTAAAGCAGTTCGTAAAAAGAAATTTGTTGTCACGACAGATTCTAAGCATCAATATCCAGTAGCTGATAATGTATTGGATAGAGATTTTAAAGCTACCGCTGCTGCACAGAAATGGGTTTCTGATATTACCTATTTAAAGACTGCACAAGGATGGCTGTACTTAACGGTAATTATTGACCTGTTTGATCGTAAAGTCATTGGTTGGTCTTTGAGCAATGGACTCAAAGCAAGACAAACTATCATTGCTGCATGGAGAATGGCTGTAAACAACAGAATGCCTTGTGAAGGTATGATTTTTCATTCTGATCGAGGTGTACAATACGCATCTCATGCGTTTGTTAATATCCTTAAAAGTTATCATGTAACACCCAGTATGAGTAGAAAAGGAAACTGTTGGGATAATGCAGTAGCTGAATCTTTTTTTAAAACAATCAAAACAGAACTAATGATAGACAATAAGTTTATATCCAACAAAAGTCTTCAAATTAAAGTCTTTGAATACATAGAAACTTGGTACAACAGATACAGAAGACATTCTGCTCTTGGTTACAAAAATATCATCGAATTTGAAAAATTATATCAAATCAAAAATGTAGCTTAACTTTTTGTACCATTTTTTGTTGCATATCCATAGGTATTATTGCTCTTATTTGGAACGGAATAGGAGTAAATGCTTATATACAGCAAGCATATCAAACAGATTCTTTTAAAGCTACATACACGGAAGAACAACTTGAAACCATATACAACATGCCTGCCTGGGCAACTGCTGCTTTTGCAATAGCTGTATTTGGAGGATTTTTGGGAGCCTTACTATTATTGCTCAAACGAAAACTAGCTACACCTATCTTTATATTATCTTTTGTAGGGATTATAGTACAAATGATTTATAACCTTTTCATAGCTAAGGCAATAGAGGTATATGGCCCGGGTGCTATTGTCATGCTTATATTGGTTGTTTTGATTGGGGTATTTTTAATTTGGTACTCTAAAAAAGCAACTGCTAATGGGTGGTTGTCTTAATTAATTAACCTAAAAGCTATTAAATAAGATTTGTAGATACACTTTAAAATAAGATCGCTACGCTACCAGAATTAAGAATCAAGACAGTCATGATGCTTGGCTCTGGAGTCAATAGGGCTTTAAATGATGATATTTTATATTGTTCCGGCTATATTTTAGCTTTATTTTATTCAAAAAATAGTGCTACTTTTTCGACGTTTTAAGAAAAAAATCGCTAATAATTCCGATCATACTTTAATTGTACAAGATTTATAGATATCTTCATATACCGGTAAGATATTCTTTAGCGAAAATTGTCTTGCGTGTTCTTTTGCATTTGCTTTAAACCTGTTCAGAGTATGGTCATCTTTTAAAATTGTAAGTGCATTAGCAGCCATATCTTCTACATCTCCGATAGTGCTCAAAAACCCTGTTTTTCCATGAATGTTCACTTCAGGTAAACCGCCCGTATTTGTAGATATCACCGCTGTATCTGCTGCCATAGCTTCCAAAGCGGCCAATCCGAAACTCTCACTGACAGACGGCAATAAAAAAACATCCGAATAGCATAGAATCTTAGCTATTTCATAACTATTGCCCAGGAAAATAACTTTGCCCGAAAGTTGCAATTCCTCTACTAATGCTTCTGCTTTTATCCTATCCGGCCCCTCTCCTACCATAAGCAGTTTTGATGGTACTTCTTTCTGAATTAAATCAAATACTTTAATAACATCGGTTATTCTCTTTACAGGCCTGAAGTTGCTTACATGTGTCAGAATTCTTTCATCGGGTTTTGCCAGCGCAATTCGTTTACATTCATTTTGATGTTCCTTATCATATTTATCTATATCTATAAAATTATAGACTACTTCTATAGGATTCGTAATCGTAAATAATCGCTGTGTATCTTTTTTTAAACTCTTAGAAACTGCCGTTACCACGTCTGAGTTATTAATGCTAAATGCTACTGCTGTTTTATAGGTAGGATGGCTTCCTACCAGGGTAATATCCGTTCCGTGTAATGTAGTGACTACTTTTACGGTAATGCCTTTTTGTTTCAACATTTGTTTTGCCATATAAGCAGCATAAGCATGCGGAATAGCATAATGTACGTGTAACACTTCCAGTCGATGCTTTTCAACAATTTCCACCATTTTACTCGACAATGCCAATTCGTAAGGTTGGTGTTGAAAGAGCGGATATTCTTCTAGCAATACTTCATGAAAATGTAAATTACGAGAAATGAAATCCAGGCGGACAGGCTGATTATAAGTAATAAAATGTACTTCATATCCTTTGTTGGCAAGAGCCATTCCTAACTCGGTTGCCACCACTCCGCTTCCTCCAAATGTAGGATAACATACAATACCTATCTTCATATTTTTTGTTGAAGTATTAAATAATACGGTCTCAAATTTAAAAGTTTTAAGTTTGAAAGTCAATGAACTTTAAATACTCGGAAAATAAGCTTCATTTTTTGAGTAAATACCATTCAATATAACATTATTTCAACTTGCAGATACAAAGATAATAGTATTTCCAAGCAATTTTTCTAAACAAAAGCATAAAAAATTGTCTCAACTCTAATAGTCTCCCAAAGTAACAGGGTTTTGAGCCAAAGCCATTTCCAATTGCTCATCATTGGGTGCTTTTCCGTGCCAAGCATGTGTATACATCATAAAATCAACACCGTTTCCCATTTCCGTATGTAATAATACACAAATAGGTTTTCCTTTTCCTAATTTCAATTTTGCTTCTGTTAACCCATTTTTGATAGCATCAATATCATTTCCTTGTTTTATTTCCAGCACTTCCCAATCAAAAGCATCAAATTTTGCTTTAATATCTCCCATAGGCAATACATCATCTGTAGCACCATCTATTTGTTTTCCGTTTACATCTATAGTAACTATAAGGTTATCTGTCTTTCTTGCCGCAGCATACATAACTGATTCCCAAATCTGGCCTTCCTGTAGTTCTCCGTCTCCGTGTAAGCTATATACCGTTTTATTGTCTCTATTTAATTTTTTGGATTCGGCTGCTCCAATAGCTACAGACATCCCCTGTCCTAAAGACCCGGAAGCAATTCTAACGCCTGGTAAGCCTTCATGTGTTGTGGGGTGTCCCTGCAAGCGAGAGTTTAATTTTCTAAATGTTGCTAACTCTGCTACGGGAAAAAAGCTACTACGCGCCAAAACACTGTAAAAAACAGGAGAGATATGACCGTTAGATAAAAAGAAAATATCCTCATCTTTACCATCCATGGTAAAATCTTTACGATAGTCCATTACTCCCCGGTACAAAACCGTAAAAAATTCCGCACATCCCAAAGAGCCTCCCGGATGACCGGAATTTACAGCATGCACCATTCGTAAAATGTCTCTTCTTACCTGTTGTGTAAAGTCTTGCAGATACTGTGTAGTAGCCATAAATAAAATTGTTTGAGCAAAAGTAATTTTTTTAGTTTCAACGGACAAGATTATTTATGTCATATATTTTCAGATTTTAATTTTTTAACTATATAACAATTCATTACGTTTTTTGTTTTTTCTTTTTGGCTGCGGGGAATAGTACATTGTTTAGTATCAATCTGTAGCCCGGCGAATTGAGGTGCAGGTCTAATTCCGTTTTGGGATCTCCTACCCTGTGTGAATAATCCTCAGGATCATGCCCTCCGTAAAATGTAAACATGCCCTTTCCTTTGATTCCATGAATATAGCGCGCTTCTCTATTGACTTTATTTTCTCCCATGACCAATACATTTGGCTTTACCGTATTTCTGTCAAAAGACGTTGTTTGCCCCATAAAGCCCTTTACCAACTGTGTGTGATTTTGGCATAACATGGTGGGTACCTGATCCCATTTTGCTGAAAATTCTGTTAATGTAAAATAATCGGATGTTTTTGGGATTCTCCTTTTGCTAGTCATATCTATAGAAGAAAATTCATAAATTATCGGGTTTTTGACTAATGTAAAATCTTTAAATGCAAACGTTCTGTTATAATCTATTTTCGACTGATATCCGGGCTCCGACGGATCTCCGTCAAACATCGATTCTGCTATATCTACTCCTTCGGCAGCCAAGGCAATATCAAAACTATCCGTAGCCGAACACATGGCAAACATAAATCCACCACCAATTACATAATCTCTGATTTTTTTACTTACTGCTAATTTTAATTCCGACACTTTGCCGTATCCTAATGATTTAGATAGTTTTTCGGCATTTTGTTTCCCTTCTATATACCAGGGAGCGGTTCTGAAAGCTCCGTAAAAGCGCCCATATTGGCCTGTAAAATCTTCATGGTGCAAATGCAACCATTCGTATAACAGTAATTTGTCATTTAACACTTCTTCATCGTATACGACATCAAACGGAATTTCCGCATAGGTCAGAACCAGTGTAACGGCGTCATCCCACGGCATTTTATCTTTTGGGGAATACACCGCAATTTTAGGAGCTTTTTCCAGTGTAACGGCTTCCTGATTTTTTGAGGGCGATCCTATTTCCTGTAAAATCAATTGCGATTTTGTATCGGAAATGACCTGATAAGAAACTCCCCGGATCTTACACTCATTCTCCACAATACTGCTATTTTCAATTAAGAAAGCACCGCCGTCATAGTTGAGCAACCATTTTGATTTTAATCCGTTTTCCAGAGAAAAGTAAACAATTCCATAGGCTTTTAAATGGTTTTTCTGATTGTCATGGCTCATAGGAATATAGATGAAAGACGCCGAGGTTATACTTGAAATTAAGAAGAATATGGATAGTAGTATGGTTTTTTTCAAAAAAAATTAAAGTTTAGAAAACTAAGGTACAATTTTTGTTTGGCGTTCGCTTGTCAATTTACTTTTTTATGAATTGTTTAAGAATTAGAAACTCTTTTTTGGAGTTTGTTCACGCATTTTAAAATTTAAAAGTTTCAACCTCTCGACTCTTTTAAACACCGGAAAAATGACATTGTTTTTTTCTAAAAAGGCATATCGTCTTCTTCACTCGAACCAAAAGCATTTTTAGGCTCTATACGCTGATCGGGGGAAATACCTTCTCCAAAATCGTTATTCATACTGGAGTGAAATTCGCTGCTAAACCCTTCTTCCAAATCTGAGAATTGCGCCAAATGTCCCGTAAATTTTAATCGAATCGTATCCAGGCCTCCATTTCTGTGTTTGGCAACAATAAACTCTCCTTGCCCTTCACAGGGAGTATGCTCTTCATCGTCCCACTCGGTAATTCCATAATATTCCGGACGGTAAATAAACGAAACGATATCTGCGTCTTGCTCTATGGCGCCGGATTCACGTAAGTCCGATAATAAGGGACGCTTGCTTCCTCCTCTTGTTTCTACGGCTCGTGATAATTGAGACAGGGCAATTACAGGAATATTCAATTCTTTGGCCAGTGCCTTTAAATTCCTGGAAATAGTGGAAATCTCCTGCTCTCTGTTTCCAATACTTTTACCGGTATTTCCAGTCGTCATTAACTGCAAATAGTCAATCACAATGATTTTTACATTATGTTGAGATACCAACCGCCTTGCTTTTGCCCGCAAATCAAAAATAGACAGAGAAGGAGTATCGTCTATAAAAATAGGAGCATTGGATAATTTCTTTACTTTGACATTCAGCTGCTCCCATTCGTGCGGTTCCAGGTTTCCTTTACGCAATTTCTCCGAGGTCAGTCCGGTTTCAGAAGAAATCATTCTGGTAATAAGTTGTACCGATGACATTTCCAGCGAGAATATGGCTACGGGATACTCAAAATCAATCGCCATATTTTTAGCCATGGAAATCACAAAAGCTGTTTTACCCATACCCGGCCGTGCTGCAATAATCACCAGATCGGAAGGTTGCCACCCGGAAGTTAGCGCATCCAGTCTGTCAAACCCGGTAGCTAAGCCACTCATACCCTCCTGATTGGAAATATCCTGAATTTTTTTTAACGCTTGTTTTACCAGATCTCCTGCATCTTCGGAGCTTTTTTTAAGATTCCCTTGAGTTACCTCAAAAAGTTTTGCTTCCGCACTGTCCAGCAAGTCAAACACGTCAGTAGTTTCATCGTATGCATTTTCAATAATATCATTTGATATGGTAATAAGTTTGCGCTGAATATACTTTTGCAAAATAATACGGGCATGAAACTCAATATGTGCCGAAGAGGCTACTTTTTGAGTCAGTCGGATTAGATAAAAATCACCGCCTATAATATCTAACTTTCCGTCTTTTTTTAATTGATTGGAAACCGTAAGTAAATCAATCGGTTTTGATTCCCGGAATAAATCAAAAATTGCCCGATAGATTTCCTGATGCTTTATTTCATAAAAAGCATCGGGGTGTAAAATATCAATCACATCATCAATGCCTTTTTTATCAATCATCATAGCACCAATTACAGCCTCTTCCAAATCAACAGCTTGTGGTGGAATCTTCCCTTTTTCAAGGCTGATGATTCTCGATTTTTCTATTTTTTTTCCTGTAATCGGGTTTGCTTTTTCCATAAGGGGCAAAGGTAGTTTTTTAATTGGTAAACTTTAAAACGTTCCTCCTTTTTATTGTGCACAAATTTTGTTAACCAAGTTGTTATTATCTTGTTAATAACCCCTAAAAATGTGAATTATGATGCCATTCAAAACCGGTATAACGTTACTCAAAAAATGAAGCTGATTTTCCCTATATACAGTTTGCGAACTTTTTATTTGAGACCTTTGCAAAATAGTGATATATTCTGTATTGAAATTGATTTGACTTCAAATTTCTTCCTTCTCGAAAATTTTAAATCCTCAAAAACCAATAGGTTATTCCGGTTCAAAATTTTCTTCGGGCGTCGAACTTTTTTGCCAAATCAATTCTGCAGAGGTCTCTATTTATTACTTTCAACTTTTAAACTTTCCAACTTTAAACAGTATTAGTACATTTATGCTAATGAAAAATAAAAAAATTAATTTATACCTGACACTATTTTTGGTGATTCAAATACTATTTATACAAATAGTTTCAAATACTCCCGAATTTATAGAGAGATATTATGCTAATGGCATTTATCCCATTATTAGTTCTTTTTTTAGAATTATTTTTGGCTGGATTCCTTTTTCCGTAGGAGATATATTGATTTTTTATTTTTTTTATATCGCTTTGCGATTTATTTATTTCCTTTTTAGAACTAAGTTTAAAAATCTAAGATTCAGATGTTTGCAAATTACGGCTTTCTGTTCTGTCGTTTATTTTTGTTTTTATCTTTTTTGGGGGCTGAATTATTACCGTCAGCCGTTATCAAAAAGCCTGGATTTAGAGCAATCCGGTTATACTACAAAACAATTACTTTCTTTATCCCGACGGATGATTTCGGAATTGAATGCTATACATTTGACGATTACTAAGAATGATTCCGTAAAAATAGTTGTCCCTTATTCACAAAAAGAAATGTATTCGATAGCTACAAACGGATATGACGACCTTTCTAAAAATTATCCTCAATTCTCTTATTCTTTTCGTTCGGTAAAAAGTTCTTTGATGAGTTTATTGCAATCTTATAACGGTACATCCGGGTATATGAACCCTATTACCGGTGAAGCACAGGTAAACCGTTTCATTCCAAAAACAGGATACCCTACTACCACCTGTCATGAAATGGCTCATCAAATAGGTTTTGCAGCGGAGAACGAAGCAAATTTTATAGGTTTTTTGGCGGCTATACATAATGAGGATACGTATTTTAAATATGCGGGTTACCGAATGGCAACACGTTATCTCATTTTTGAAATATACAAAAGAGATAAAAAGCAGTATAAAGAAATACTGCAAACCATCCATAAAGGAGTTCTAGCAGACTTTGAAGAAAGTGCAACATTTTGGGAGTCTTATAAAAACCCTTTTGAACCGATACTAAAAAAAGGGTATCATGCTTATTTAAAAGCGAACAAACAAGATAAAGGCATTCAGTCCTATAATTATGTAGTAGATTTATTGATTTGCTATTTTGAAAAAAAGCTATAAATTATATCCTATGGAAAACATAATTATTCTTGGTAGTATATACGTTTTTGTATCTGAGATCAGGTAATCTGAAAAACGATTACTTTGCTTAAAATTAGCATTAAAAAGGTTCTGTACACTAATTTTATAACTCCAGGAGCTGTTTTCATTTTTGTATGATAAAGTGGTATTGGCAATTTCATAAACATTTTTTTGTTGTAAAGTTTCATTTTGGTATGTATTTCCGGTATAATCAAAATTAAAAACAAATCCTTTCAAAAAATCATAATCTACAGTTACAAAAGGTTGATCTGTAATAAACTTAGATGTATTGCCGGATGAAATAAACCTTCCTACTTCTCTTTTAAAGCCGATTTCTATGGTTGGAAAATTATCAAATAAAGTTTCGAGGCCAATTGTATAATCGTAATTATTATTTTTATTGATTTGTATGTCTGTATCTGCTTCCTGGATGTATTTTGAATTGTTAAAACCTACATCAAATTTATATTTTATTTTCTTAATGCGTTTTTCCAGATGTATATTTCCTCTAATGCTTTCATACGGGTTGCCAAATAACTTTACTGTTATAAATTGATTGATACCATTAAAATCAACTGTATTCCTAACTCCTTTCACTTGTTTGTTATAATTTACACTTGCAAATAATAACAAACCCCTGTATAAACTAAATCTGCTATAATAAACTCTTGCATTATGAAATAAGTTATTTTCCAAATTTTCATTTCCTTTAAAAACCGAATTATAAGATTGTAAATAAAAGCGGCTGGCAAATTTGTTTGCATCGGAAAAAGAAGTTCTTAGGCTATAATTCAACTGTAGCTTTTTTGCTTTGTTAAACTCAATTTTTGCTAAAAAATCGGGTAATACAACCCATTTATTTTTATTTATACGGATTTGCCTGTTTAGTTTCCATTGATATTGGCGTAGATACATTCCTTGCTTAAAAGTAAAAATACCTGTCCTGAATTTATAATGTATGCCTACAAACAAATCATTGAGTGTAAAGTTGAAATTATTCCCAAATCCATCGGATGAAAAATTATTGATGGTACCATTATCTAATTCCTGACTGTCATCCGTTAGAAAATCTTCTTTTAAAAACTTGTTCCCAATGGTTGTATAGATATGATTGTTATGATTGAGTTCCCAAAAGTGTTTAAAAACAGCATCTGTATTTTGTTCTTTACTATTCTTTAGCTGATTTATTTTATAAAGGTTTTGTTGTCTTTCTACCGGAATTAATCCGTTAAAAACAGTGTCTTGTGTCTGCCAAAAATGGGTACTGTTGTTTTTATCAAAAATATAACTAAATACGGCAGAAAATGTATGTTTGTCTGACTGCCTTTTATGCCATTCCATATTCTGGTTTATATAAGTTGCCTTTAAGTTTCTGTCAGTTATAATAGTATTAGTATGGGTGTTAATTAAAGAAGTAATCATATTACCCTTGTCATTGTGGGTTCTTTTTACCTGGGTTCTTACATACCATTTTTCTTGTGTATCGGGTGTATATTCTGCAGTGAAGTTCCCTATGCCCAATAGATTATCTGCTTGTGTTGTATTCGTTTTCTGCTCTGTAAAACCGGCCCCCGTATAGTCATTAAAAGTTTCTAAAAAACTACCGGTATTTGTATTTGAAAAAATAGCATATCCGGAAACATCCAGTTTAGAAGTAGCTGTTTTGGTAATGTTTAGAGCCCCAAATTTTTGTTCGCTCCTTAGCAGATCTACGGTTTCCAAAAACTGAGAGAAATTTCCGCTTTGAAAATTAAAATTACCACTAAAAACAGCATTTATGCCTCCTGAAAAAGACAGATAATCTTTAAAAGTAAATGTTTTTTCGCCAATATTATTACTGTTTCCTATGAAATTCACATTGGTTTTGGGTGAATAGTAAAACAAATTCGCATTGGTTTTATAAAAATCCCGGTTTCCTCTTCCAGCCTCAACATCACCAAAAACAAAACGTTTTTTGTCTTCTTTTAATTGAATGTTCATTGCCATTTCTTCGGAATCTGACACGTTTTTTAAAAAAGCCACTTCATTATAATTGTCTATTACTTCCACATTGCCCACAGCGTCCGCAGGAATGTTCTCTACTGCTAATTTTGTACCGCCGTTAAAAAACTTTTTACCATCTACCAGCATTTTAGTAACTTTTTTGCCCTGTACGGTTACTTTACCATTTTTATCAACTTCAACCCC
This window of the Flavobacteriaceae bacterium genome carries:
- a CDS encoding IS3 family transposase (programmed frameshift), which gives rise to MKRRKYSKEFKIKAVELSNVRGNTKQIAMELGISADLIYRWRRELEQRPDLAFSGNGVKQLTEDQKELERLRKQLKDVTMERDNLKKGREHLLQERSEVLKFIKDYSREYPVGKMCKIFKISRNSYYRSKNYVPSDRDGKNRMLLSEIHRICERSKSTYGSPRITEELKAKGFKVYRSRVARLMKKHGIKAVRKKKFVVTTDSKHQYPVADNVLDRDFKATAAAQKWVSDITYLKTAQGWLYLTVIIDLFDRKVIGWSLSNGLKARQTIIAAWRMAVNNRMPCEGMIFHSDRGVQYASHAFVNILKSYHVTPSMSRKGNCWDNAVAESFFKTIKTELMIDNKFISNKSLQIKVFEYIETWYNRYRRHSALGYKNIIEFEKLYQIKNVA
- the bshA gene encoding N-acetyl-alpha-D-glucosaminyl L-malate synthase BshA; translated protein: MKIGIVCYPTFGGSGVVATELGMALANKGYEVHFITYNQPVRLDFISRNLHFHEVLLEEYPLFQHQPYELALSSKMVEIVEKHRLEVLHVHYAIPHAYAAYMAKQMLKQKGITVKVVTTLHGTDITLVGSHPTYKTAVAFSINNSDVVTAVSKSLKKDTQRLFTITNPIEVVYNFIDIDKYDKEHQNECKRIALAKPDERILTHVSNFRPVKRITDVIKVFDLIQKEVPSKLLMVGEGPDRIKAEALVEELQLSGKVIFLGNSYEIAKILCYSDVFLLPSVSESFGLAALEAMAADTAVISTNTGGLPEVNIHGKTGFLSTIGDVEDMAANALTILKDDHTLNRFKANAKEHARQFSLKNILPVYEDIYKSCTIKV
- a CDS encoding transketolase, yielding MATTQYLQDFTQQVRRDILRMVHAVNSGHPGGSLGCAEFFTVLYRGVMDYRKDFTMDGKDEDIFFLSNGHISPVFYSVLARSSFFPVAELATFRKLNSRLQGHPTTHEGLPGVRIASGSLGQGMSVAIGAAESKKLNRDNKTVYSLHGDGELQEGQIWESVMYAAARKTDNLIVTIDVNGKQIDGATDDVLPMGDIKAKFDAFDWEVLEIKQGNDIDAIKNGLTEAKLKLGKGKPICVLLHTEMGNGVDFMMYTHAWHGKAPNDEQLEMALAQNPVTLGDY
- a CDS encoding asparagine synthetase B, giving the protein MSHDNQKNHLKAYGIVYFSLENGLKSKWLLNYDGGAFLIENSSIVENECKIRGVSYQVISDTKSQLILQEIGSPSKNQEAVTLEKAPKIAVYSPKDKMPWDDAVTLVLTYAEIPFDVVYDEEVLNDKLLLYEWLHLHHEDFTGQYGRFYGAFRTAPWYIEGKQNAEKLSKSLGYGKVSELKLAVSKKIRDYVIGGGFMFAMCSATDSFDIALAAEGVDIAESMFDGDPSEPGYQSKIDYNRTFAFKDFTLVKNPIIYEFSSIDMTSKRRIPKTSDYFTLTEFSAKWDQVPTMLCQNHTQLVKGFMGQTTSFDRNTVKPNVLVMGENKVNREARYIHGIKGKGMFTFYGGHDPEDYSHRVGDPKTELDLHLNSPGYRLILNNVLFPAAKKKKQKT
- the dnaB gene encoding replicative DNA helicase; its protein translation is MEKANPITGKKIEKSRIISLEKGKIPPQAVDLEEAVIGAMMIDKKGIDDVIDILHPDAFYEIKHQEIYRAIFDLFRESKPIDLLTVSNQLKKDGKLDIIGGDFYLIRLTQKVASSAHIEFHARIILQKYIQRKLITISNDIIENAYDETTDVFDLLDSAEAKLFEVTQGNLKKSSEDAGDLVKQALKKIQDISNQEGMSGLATGFDRLDALTSGWQPSDLVIIAARPGMGKTAFVISMAKNMAIDFEYPVAIFSLEMSSVQLITRMISSETGLTSEKLRKGNLEPHEWEQLNVKVKKLSNAPIFIDDTPSLSIFDLRAKARRLVSQHNVKIIVIDYLQLMTTGNTGKSIGNREQEISTISRNLKALAKELNIPVIALSQLSRAVETRGGSKRPLLSDLRESGAIEQDADIVSFIYRPEYYGITEWDDEEHTPCEGQGEFIVAKHRNGGLDTIRLKFTGHLAQFSDLEEGFSSEFHSSMNNDFGEGISPDQRIEPKNAFGSSEEDDMPF
- a CDS encoding DUF3810 family protein, giving the protein MKNKKINLYLTLFLVIQILFIQIVSNTPEFIERYYANGIYPIISSFFRIIFGWIPFSVGDILIFYFFYIALRFIYFLFRTKFKNLRFRCLQITAFCSVVYFCFYLFWGLNYYRQPLSKSLDLEQSGYTTKQLLSLSRRMISELNAIHLTITKNDSVKIVVPYSQKEMYSIATNGYDDLSKNYPQFSYSFRSVKSSLMSLLQSYNGTSGYMNPITGEAQVNRFIPKTGYPTTTCHEMAHQIGFAAENEANFIGFLAAIHNEDTYFKYAGYRMATRYLIFEIYKRDKKQYKEILQTIHKGVLADFEESATFWESYKNPFEPILKKGYHAYLKANKQDKGIQSYNYVVDLLICYFEKKL
- a CDS encoding carboxypeptidase-like regulatory domain-containing protein, with translation MKKICLLIFLFSHNIYTQKIVLKGKVKDSLGTALSYANVIAKPKNISKNLLFAITDNEGFYKLVLKKGDTLTITVSYLGFKPISYQFIASKDTQKNFILQQSEEQLDEVVIEMPVTVRGDTTIYRTEKFTDGTERKLKNVLKKLPGVEVDKNGKVTVQGKKVTKMLVDGKKFFNGGTKLAVENIPADAVGNVEVIDNYNEVAFLKNVSDSEEMAMNIQLKEDKKRFVFGDVEAGRGNRDFYKTNANLFYYSPKTNVNFIGNSNNIGEKTFTFKDYLSFSGGINAVFSGNFNFQSGNFSQFLETVDLLRSEQKFGALNITKTATSKLDVSGYAIFSNTNTGSFLETFNDYTGAGFTEQKTNTTQADNLLGIGNFTAEYTPDTQEKWYVRTQVKRTHNDKGNMITSLINTHTNTIITDRNLKATYINQNMEWHKRQSDKHTFSAVFSYIFDKNNSTHFWQTQDTVFNGLIPVERQQNLYKINQLKNSKEQNTDAVFKHFWELNHNNHIYTTIGNKFLKEDFLTDDSQELDNGTINNFSSDGFGNNFNFTLNDLFVGIHYKFRTGIFTFKQGMYLRQYQWKLNRQIRINKNKWVVLPDFLAKIEFNKAKKLQLNYSLRTSFSDANKFASRFYLQSYNSVFKGNENLENNLFHNARVYYSRFSLYRGLLLFASVNYNKQVKGVRNTVDFNGINQFITVKLFGNPYESIRGNIHLEKRIKKIKYKFDVGFNNSKYIQEADTDIQINKNNNYDYTIGLETLFDNFPTIEIGFKREVGRFISSGNTSKFITDQPFVTVDYDFLKGFVFNFDYTGNTYQNETLQQKNVYEIANTTLSYKNENSSWSYKISVQNLFNANFKQSNRFSDYLISDTKTYILPRIIMFSIGYNL